In a single window of the Chiloscyllium plagiosum isolate BGI_BamShark_2017 chromosome 32, ASM401019v2, whole genome shotgun sequence genome:
- the LOC122539245 gene encoding deleted in malignant brain tumors 1 protein-like: MTKDNLQECQSNGKNQHVVSCPDECKVKSINRICLLTAILKVLYCQVMKLSEFTLCLIDIMTVGRPWPFPVRLIGGNMCSGRVEVLHESTWGTICNDGWNLINGDIVCRQLDCGKAESVTGVYHGQGAGEMLLSGVQCSGTESALDRCLANPFRSSNCSHTQEAAVSCSGPVPVQLVNGISMCSGRVEVYHDSDWGTVCANGWDTNAMNVVCRMLNCGRALSGGDYGNGSGKIWLDNVTCLGTESALSQCSANPWGVNTCINRKDAGVTCSGPVPLRLVNGTNMCSGRVEVYRNSVWGTICDNGWDINASEVVCRALNCGTALSAQTGAYFGAGSENIWVSGVKCLGTEPSLDQCSVTSLKNCTHSQDAGVICSGPVPVRLVNGTNMCSGRIEVYRNSIWGTVCDNSWDKKAASVVCRVLNCGTALSAPKGAYYGYGSGHIWLDDVKCNGTESALDQCSANPQVGNNCTHSQDAGVTCSGPISVRLVNGSNMCSGRVEVYRNSIWGTICDNGWNLNAASVVCRVLNCGKSLSITRSAYYGEGSGVILLDNVNCTGTEPALDQCSANPKVGYNCTHKEDAGVICSGPVPVRLVNGPNVCSGRVEVYRNFEWGTICDNGWNENAPSVVCRVLNCGSALSAQRGAYYGNGSGAIWMDNVRCNGNEPALDQCSANPQVGSNCTHRNDIGVVCSGPVSVRLVNGTNMCSGRVEVYRNSFWGTICDNSWDKNESDVVCRMLNCGTAVSAPGGSQYGAGTGNIWLDSVNCSGTETALDQCPANPQVGINCTHSRDAAVICSGPVPIRLMNGINMCSGRVEVYRNSSWGAVCDSSSAQATAGIVCRVLNCGAALSATNGSYYSGEGTGIIWLDNMQCVGTEPALDQCIANPRVENNCTQGQSAEAICSGPVPIRLVNGPSMCSGRVEIYRNSTWGTICDNGWNIRAANVVCRMLNCGTALSAPGGAYYGVGTGDIWLDDVRCNGTEPALDQCLANPWVGNNCTHSQDAGVTCSGPVPIRLVNGSSMCSGRVEIYRNSAWGTICDNGWNISAASVVCRMLNCGTALSPPGGAYYGVGTGVIWLDDVRCNGTEPALDQCLANPWVGNNCTHSQDAGVTCSDVLNIAVFFADDFENQ, from the exons TAATGATGGCTGGAATCTCATCAATGGAGACATCGTCTGCAGACAGCTGGACTGTGGGAAGGCCGAGTCAGTAACTGGGGTTTATCATGGACAGGGGGCTGGTGAGATGTTGTTGAGTGGCGTGCAATGCAGTGGGACAGAATCTGCTCTCGATCGGTGCCTCGCAAACCCCTTCAGGAGCAGTAACTGTTCGCACACCCAGGAAGCTGCTGTCAGCTGCTCAG GTCCAGTCCCTGTACAATTAGTGAATGGGATCAGTATGTGCTCTGGAAGAGTTGAGGTCTATCATGACTCTGACTGGGGGACTGTCTGTGCTAATGGCTGGGAcacaaatgcaatgaatgtgGTCTGCAGAATGTTGAATTGTGGGAGAGCCTTGTCAGGAGGTGACTACGGAAACGGGAGCGGGAAGATTTGGTTGGATAATGTGACATGTCTTGGAACAGAGTCTGCCCTCAGTCAGTGCTCTGCCAATCCATGGGGGGTGAATACTTGCATTAACAGGAAGGATGCTGGAGTGACCTGTTCAG GTCCGGTGCCCTTACGTTTGGTGAATGGTACTAACATGTGTTCTGGAAGAGTTGAGGTCTATCGTAACTCCGTCTGGGGAACCATTTGTGACAATGGATGGGACATAAATGCATCGGAGGTAGTCTGCAGAGCGTTGAACTGTGGGACAGCCTTGTCGGCACAGACTGGAGCCTACTTTGGAGCGGGGAGTGAGAACATCTGGGTTTCAGGAGTGAAATGTCTTGGGACAGAACCTTCCCTCGATCAGTGCTCTGTTACTTCCTTGAAGAACTGCACACACAGCCAAGATGCTGGGGTGATCTGTTCAG GTCCAGTACCTGTCCGGCTGGTGAATGGTACCAACATGTGTTCCGGGAGAATTGAGGTCTATCGTAACTCCATCTGGGGAACTGTTTGTGACAACAGCTGGGATAAAAAAGCAGCGAGTGTGGTCTGCAGAGTGTTGAACTGTGGGACAGCCCTGTCAGCACCGAAAGGAGCCTACTATGGATATGGGTCTGGACACATTTGGTTGGATGATGTGAAGTGTAATGGGACAGAGTCTGCCCTCGATCAATGTTCTGCTAACCCACAAGTGGGGAATAACTGCACACACAGTCAGGATGCTGGAGTTACGTGTTCAG GTCCGATATCTGTCCGGCTGGTGAATGGTTCCAACATGTGTTCTGGGAGAGTTGAAGTCTATCGTAACTCCATCTGGGGAACCATCTGTGACAATGGCTGGAATTTAAATGCAGCAAGCGTGGTCTGCAGAGTGTTGAACTGTGGGAAGTCTTTATCCATAACAAGAAGTGCTTACTATGGAGAGGGGAGTGGGGTCATCTTGTTAGATAATGTGAATTGTACTGGGACAGAGCCTGCCCTCGATCAATGCTCTGCCAACCCAAAGGTGGGATATAATTGCACACACAAGGAGGATGCTGGAGTCATCTGTTCAG GTCCAGTACCTGTGCGGCTGGTGAATGGGCCTAATGTGTGCTCCGGTAGAGTTGAGGTCTATCGTAACTTTGAGTGGGGGACTATCTGTGACAATGGCTGGAATGAAAATGCACCAAGTGTGGTTTGCAGAGTGTTGAATTGTGGATCGGCTTTGTCAGCACAAAGAGGTGCCTACTACGGAAATGGATCCGGGGCTATCTGGATGGATAATGTGAGATGTAACGGGAATGAACCTGCCCTCGATCAGTGTTCTGCCAACCCACAGGTTGGGAGTAACTGCACACACAGAAATGACATTGGAGTTGTCTGCTCAG GTCCTGTATCCGTACGACTGGTGAATGGAACCAACATGTGCTCTGGGAGAGTTGAAGTATACCGTAACTCTTTTTGGGGAACCATCTGTGACAATAGCTGGGATAAAAACGAGTCGGACGTGGTCTGCAGAATGTTGAACTGTGGGACGGCTGTGTCAGCACCAGGAGGCTCTCAATATGGAGCGGGAACTGGAAACATCTGGTTGGATAGTGTGAATTGTAGTGGGACAGAGACTGCTCTTGATCAGTGCCCTGCCAATCCACAGGTGGGGATTAACTGCACACACAGTAGGGATGCTGCAGTGATCTGTTCAG GTCCAGTCCCTATACGGCTGATGAATGGTATCAACATGTGCTCAGGGAGAGTTGAAGTCTATCGTAACTCCAGTTGGGGTGCTGTCTGTGACAGTTCGTCAGCCCAGGCGACAGCGGGCATCGTCTGCAGGGTGTTGAACTGTGGGGCAGCTCTGTCAGCAACAAATGGTAGTTACTACAGTGGAGAGGGGACTGGTATCATCTGGTTGGATAATATGCAATGTGTTGGGACAGAGCCTGCCCTCGATCAGTGCATTGCCAATCCAAGGGTGGAAAATAACTGTACACAGGGACAAAGTGCTGAAGCGATCTGCTCAG GTCCAGTGCCTATACGCTTGGTGAACGGGCCCAGCATGTGCTCTGGGAGAGTTGAGATTTATCGTAATTCCACCTGGGGCACTATTTGCGACAATGGCTGGAATATTCGTGCAGCAAATGTGGTCTGTAGAATGTTGAACTGTGGGACAGCACTGTCAGCACCAGGAGGAGCCTACTATGGAGTGGGGActggggatatctggttggatgaTGTGAGGTGTAATGGGACCGAGCCGGCCCTCGATCAGTGCTTAGCCAATCCATGGGTGGGGAATAACTGCACACACAGCCAGGATGCTGGAGTTACCTGTTCAG GTCCAGTGCCGATACGCTTAGTGAACGGGTCCAGCATGTGCTCTGGGAGAGTTGAGATTTATCGTAATTCCGCCTGGGGCACTATTTGTGACAATGGCTGGAATATTAGTGCAGCGAGTGTGGTCTGCAGAATGTTGAACTGTGGGACAGCGCTGTCACCACCAGGAGGAGCCTACTATGGAGTGGGGACTGGGGTCATCTGGTTGGATGATGTGAGGTGTAATGGGACCGAGCCGGCCCTCGATCAGTGCTTAGCCAATCCATGGGTGGGGAATAACTGCACACACAGCCAGGATGCTGGAGTTACCTGTTCAG